The following proteins are encoded in a genomic region of Pyrus communis chromosome 11, drPyrComm1.1, whole genome shotgun sequence:
- the LOC137749390 gene encoding uncharacterized protein has translation MEESTRVDYKSTRESGSFKSTLSGRSSPRNSPSFRRLNSSRTSQKEGRSSGGVQWFRSNRVLFWLLLITLWAYLGVYFQSSWAHSNNKDNFLGFGNKARNGKSDNEQNLRRDLLGSDSSVEVKNGTTENQVEDGKRIDVVLTKKDNEVSSHRSASPKKKSKKGVRSLRGKGKGNQKKAVQVDDHETEEQEMDLPKTNTTYGMLVGPFGVLEDQILEWSPKTRSGTCDRKGDFARLVWSRRFILIFHELSLTGAPLSMLELATELLSCGATVSAVVLSKKGGLMPELARRRIKVLEDKGKQSFKTAMKADLVIAGSAVCASWIDQYMDHFPAGASQIAWWIMENRREYFDRAKVVLNQVKMLVFLSESQSKQWQDWCEEEKIKLRSPPVVVPLSINDELAFVAGIACSLNTPSASTEKMLEKRQLLRDSVRKEMGLTDNDMLVMSLSSINPGKGQLLLLDSARLVIEEKPAKDDPKIKNPVHKRQARSTLGRKHHLRALLQELNDDGVSSNELSLSNESDVQLNEPQKKILQLRNLYTSVDSTGALTFNATHMRKVLSDKGGTLKQSVKFLIGSVGSKSNKVVYVKELLGFLSQHSNLSKSVLWTPATTRVAALYSAADVYVMNSQGLGETFGRVTIEAMAFGLPVLGTEAGGTKEIVEHNVTGLLHPVGHHQTRGLAENLRFLLKNPVSRKQMGLKGREKVERMYLKRHMYKKFVDVLLKCMRPK, from the exons ATGGAGGAAAGCACTAGAGTGGATTATAAGTCGACGAGAGAAAGTGGAAGTTTTAAGTCTACATTGTCAGGAAGATCCAGTCCTCGAAATTCTCCTTCATTTCGGAGATTGAATTCTAGCCGTACTTCACAAAAAGAAGGTAGAAGTAGTGGAGGTGTGCAGTGGTTTCGGAGCAATCGGGTACTGTTTTGGTTGTTATTGATTACTCTTTGGGCTTATCTTGGAGTTTATTTTCAGTCCAGTTGGGCTCATAGCAATAACAAGGATAACTTCTTGGGGTTTGGAAATAAAGCAAGGAATGGGAAGTCAGACAATGAACAGAATCTGCGGAGAGATTTGCTTGGCAGCGACAGTTCTGTGGAAGTTAAGAATGGGACCACTGAAAATCAGGTGGAAGATGGTAAAAGGATAGATGtggttttaacaaaaaaagataATGAAGTTTCATCTCATCGAAGCGCAAGTCCAAAAAAGAAGAGTAAAAAAGGAGTTCGTAGTCTTCGTGGTAAAGGGAAAGGTAATCAGAAGAAAGCAGTGCAGGTTGATGACCATGAGACAGAGGAGCAGGAAATGGACCTTCCTAAGACAAATACTACTTATGGGATGCTTGTTGGTCCATTTGGCGTTCTAGAGGATCAAATTTTAGAATGGAGTCCTAAAACGCGGTCTGGAACCTGTGACAGGAAGGGGGACTTTGCACGTCTTGTTTGGTCTAGAAGATTTATATTAATATTCCATGAACTTTCACTGACTGGGGCTCCACTTTCTATGTTGGAATTAGCAACAGAGCTTTTGAGCTGTGGAGCCACAGTTTCTGCTGTAGTTCTTAGCAAGAAGGGTGGCTTGATGCCAGAGCTAGCTAGGAGAAGAATCAAGGTGCTTGAGGATAAAGGAAAACAAAGCTTCAAAACTGCTATGAAGGCAGATCTCGTCATCGCCGGGTCAGCAGTGTGTGCATCATGGATTG ATCAATACATGGATCATTTTCCAGCTGGTGCAAGTCAAATTGCTTGGTGGATCATGGAAAACCGGAGGGAATACTTTGATCGCGCGAAGGTTGTGCTTAACCAAGTGAAAATGCTGGTTTTTCTATCAGAATCACAGTCTAAACAATGGCAAGACTGGTGTGAAGAAGAAAAGATTAAGCTGAGGTCTCCGCCTGTTGTTGTACCACTCTCTATTAATGATGAACTGGCCTTTGTAGCTGGCATAGCTTGTTCACTTAATACTCCATCCGCTAGTACTGAGAAGATGCTCGAGAAGAGGCAGTTATTGCGAGATTCAGTCAGAAAGGAAATGGGGTTAACAGATAATGATATGCTTGTGATGTCTCTGAGCAGTATAAACCCTGGGAAGGGGCAGCTCTTGCTTCTTGACTCAGCACGCTTGGTGATCGAAGAAAAACCTGCGAAAGATGATCCGAAGATAAAAAATCCAGTACATAAGCGCCAAGCCCGCTCTACCTTGGGTAGAAAACATCACTTGAGAGCTTTGTTACAAGAATTGAATGATGATGGAGTATCATCAAATGAATTGTCACTGTCCAACGAATCTGATGTCCAGTTGAATGAACCCCAGAAGAAAATTTTGCAATTACGTAATCTCTATACCTCTGTTGATAGTACAGGTGCTTTGACTTTCAATGCCACTCATATGAGGAAAGTGTTGTCAGATAAAGGAGGAACACTCAAACAATCTGTTAAATTTCTTATTGGTTCTGTTGGATCTAAGAGCAATAAGGTCGTTTATGTCAAAGAACTTTTGGGATTCCTATCTCAGCATTCAAACTTGTCAAAGTCAGTGTTGTGGACTCCGGCAACCACACGTGTAGCTGCATTATACTCCGCAGCTGATGTTTATGTCATGAACTCTCAG GGACTGGGAGAAACTTTTGGGAGAGTGACAATTGAAGCCATGGCATTCGGTCTTCCG GTGCTTGGAACCGAAGCCGGAGGCACAAAAGAGATTGTTGAACACAATGTAACAGGTCTGCTTCATCCTGTGGGGCATCACCAAACTCGTGGCCTCGCCGAGAATCTCCGGTTTTTGCTTAAGAACCCAGTTTCGAGGAAGCAAATGGGACTCAAGGGACGAGAGAAGGTAGAGCGGATGTACCTAAAGCGGCACATGTACAAGAAATTTGTAGACGTTCTCCTCAAGTGCATGAGACCCAAGTAA